The Tigriopus californicus strain San Diego chromosome 5, Tcal_SD_v2.1, whole genome shotgun sequence genome includes a region encoding these proteins:
- the LOC131880967 gene encoding uncharacterized protein LOC131880967, which produces MSPRMYGKVLLFFLGLTLGVMLGILYESSDVNYEKIQRRIMDALKQSNVPLISSREIDKAVQTKGSSVVAKMEQTDPTLHRLIKQNHMFHPSSHALPYYLDNPQRDPSMGQGQSIRKLFKNKTGGFFIECGALDGETRSNTLGLEKDLQWSGILIEGDQISVPKILSKNRKAFVVPHCLSTQNTTMTVSFGSFSNLGHIVDQESGVQGAQVMDVMCLPLYAILMALKVNYVDYFSLDVEGNELEILKTIPWDKVSILALSVEVTHIGETHTSGSRSEMESFMTSKGYRRMSKVTNRFLLANDIIFVKNGFNEDIFLPDIVT; this is translated from the exons ATGTCTCCTAGGATGTACGGAAAAgtgcttttgttttttcttggatTGACGTTAGGAGTCATGTTGGGGATTCTTTATGAAAGCTCTGACGTGAATTATGAAAAG ATCCAACGTCGAATCATGGACGCTTTAAAGCAATCAAATGTGCCATTGATTTCCTCAAGGGAGATTGACAAAGCCGTGCAAACCAAAGGGTCGTCCGTAGTGGCGAAGATGGAACAAACAGATCCTACCCTTCATCGTCTGATCAAGCAAAACCACATGTTCCATCCATCTTCCCACGCTCTGCCATATTATTTGGATAATCCTCAACGCGATCCGTCTATGGGACAAGGACAGTCCATTcgaaaattattcaaaaacaaG ACCGGTGGTTTCTTTATAGAATGTGGTGCCTTGGACGGAGAGACTCGTTCCAACACTCTTGGATTAGAGAAAGATCTTCAATGGTCGGGGATACTCATTGAAGGAGATCAAATATCCGTGCCTAAAATATTATCCAAGAATAGAAAGGCTTTTGTGGTGCCACATTGCCTCTCAACTCAAAATACAACCATGACCGTTAGCTTTGGATCCTTCTCCAATCTTGGCCACATTGTGGATCAAGAATCTGGTGTCCAAGGGGCTCAAGTAATGGACGTCATGTGTCTACCACTTTATGCGATTCTCATGGCGTTGAAGGTCAACTATGTCGATTATTTCAGCCTTGACGTggaaggaaatgaattggaaattcTGAAGACCATTCCCTGGGACAAAGTGTCAATTCTC GCTCTTTCAGTGGAAGTCACACACATTGGTGAGACCCACACAAGTGGATCTAGATCTGAGATGGAGTCCTTCATGACGTCCAAAGGCTATCGTAGAATGTCCAAAGTCACGAACagatttttgttggcaaatgACATCATTTTTGTCAAGAACGGGTTCAATGAAGACATATTTTTGCCTGATATTGTAACGTGA
- the LOC131880968 gene encoding uncharacterized protein LOC131880968, with protein sequence MGKYLRSLLNKNVLAIFTGLLLLCVFLYVWIQYVRWPTKEFKALKRRKQDGKSFKNEDMVIKPEMDQLDPRLHALIRRDHVIRPLQRRLPYFLSSPTKDPSMGQGQSIRKLFRNQTNGFFIECGALDGETRSNTLGLERDLQWTGILIEGDPNSISTILSKGRKSYVVPHCLATKKETMKVSYGSYYNLGRIVDVKPGRKEQKLVDVMCLPLFAILKALEVPQVDYFSLDVEGNELDVLKTIPWDEVNILALSVEFTHIGESHTTGTKSELQSFMESKGYRIISKVINAGRLANDFIFVKRGVFDGVSVPDVIS encoded by the exons ATGGGGAAGTACCTACGTTCATTGCTGAATAAAAATGTGCTTGCTATTTTCACTGGCCTGCTTCTTTTATGTGTATTCTTATATGTCTGGATTCAATACGTAAGATGG CCAACGAAAGAATTTAAAGCTTTGAAGCGACGAAAACAGGACGggaaatctttcaaaaatgagGATATGGTCATCAAGCCTGAAATGGACCAACTTGATCCTCGTCTTCATGCATTGATTCGACGAGACCACGTCATTCGACCACTCCAAAGACGTCTTCcttattttttgtcaagtcCAACCAAAGATCCTTCAATGGGACAAGGTCAATCGATTCGAAAGTTATTTCGGAACCAG ACAAATGGCTTCTTTATTGAATGCGGTGCTTTGGATGGCGAAACTCGATCCAATACATTGGGCCTGGAACGAGATCTCCAATGGACTGGTATTCTCATTGAAGGCGAtcctaattcaatttcaacaattttgtccaaagGTCGAAAGTCTTATGTGGTGCCACATTGCTTGGCTaccaaaaaggaaacaatGAAAGTCAGTTATGGCTCGTACTACAATTTGGGTCGGATTGTAGATGTGAAGCCAGGCAGGAAAGAGCAAAAGTTGGTGGACGTCATGTGCTTGCCTTTGTTTGCTATTCTCAAAGCCTTGGAGGTTCCTCAAGTGGACTATTTCAGCCTTGACGTGGAAGGCAATGAGTTGGATGTGCTCAAGACTATTCCTTGGGACGAAGTTAACATACTC GCACTATCCGTGGAATTTACTCACATTGGAGAGTCTCACACCACTGGCACCAAGTCTGAATTGCAGTCCTTTATGGAGTCTAAAGGCTATAGAATAATTTCCAAAGTAATCAATGCTGGCCGACTGGCCAACGATTTCATATTTGTCAAAAGAGGTGTCTTTGACGGGGTTTCAGTGCCAGATGTAATTTCTTAG